In Aliiglaciecola sp. LCG003, a genomic segment contains:
- a CDS encoding c-type cytochrome, which yields MKKLGLLLCLSFAFSTTVLAQGDAEAGKAKSLTCAACHGADGNSAIEMNPKLAGQHANYLAKQLAEFKLAYETGGKEGRNNPIMGAQAAGLSEQDMQDLAAYFSSQEQSAGSTPEDVIEKGQKLYRGGDVDRGVTACIACHGPRGNGMGLAGFPDISGQHTGYLKSQLEMFKSGDRANDLNGMMRDIAKKLTDEDIEVLSKYLGGLH from the coding sequence ATGAAAAAATTGGGTTTGTTATTGTGTTTATCGTTTGCGTTTTCAACTACTGTTTTAGCACAAGGTGATGCTGAAGCAGGGAAAGCTAAGTCACTTACTTGTGCCGCATGTCATGGAGCCGATGGTAACTCTGCTATTGAGATGAACCCTAAATTGGCAGGTCAACATGCCAATTATTTAGCTAAACAGTTAGCTGAGTTCAAACTAGCATATGAGACCGGTGGTAAAGAAGGACGTAACAACCCCATCATGGGCGCTCAGGCAGCGGGTCTCTCAGAACAGGACATGCAGGATCTAGCAGCCTACTTTTCATCACAAGAACAGTCAGCGGGTTCGACGCCAGAAGATGTGATCGAAAAAGGCCAGAAGCTATATCGCGGTGGGGATGTTGATAGAGGCGTAACCGCTTGTATTGCCTGCCACGGTCCAAGAGGAAATGGTATGGGATTGGCTGGTTTTCCTGATATCAGCGGTCAACATACAGGTTATTTGAAAAGCCAACTAGAGATGTTTAAAAGCGGTGACCGAGCCAATGATTTGAACGGCATGATGCGTGATATCGCGAAAAAATTAACTGACGAAGATATCGAAGTATTATCCAAATACTTAGGTGGACTTCATTAA